From a single Lactococcus carnosus genomic region:
- the trmB gene encoding tRNA (guanosine(46)-N7)-methyltransferase TrmB, whose translation MRVRNRKGAPEMMAANRQYVVENPEAFRGKWSEKFGNHNPIHIEVGSGKGGFITGMAQQNPDINYIAIDMQLTVLSFALDKVLHLDLPNVQLLHVDGSSLTNYFEAGEVDLVYLNFSDPWPKSRHEKRRLTYKDFLKTYETILVKNGQVHFKTDNRGLFEYSLSAMSQYGMVLNQVWLDLHADDVFAEKNVMTEYEAKFSEKGQVIYRVEAQFQDEMSKMSI comes from the coding sequence ATGCGAGTCAGAAATCGTAAAGGCGCACCAGAGATGATGGCAGCAAATCGCCAATATGTCGTTGAAAATCCAGAAGCCTTTAGAGGTAAATGGTCAGAAAAATTTGGCAATCATAACCCCATTCATATCGAAGTAGGATCTGGTAAAGGTGGCTTTATTACAGGGATGGCCCAACAAAATCCAGATATTAATTATATTGCGATTGATATGCAGCTGACGGTCTTATCTTTTGCATTGGATAAGGTATTGCACCTGGACTTACCAAACGTACAACTTTTACACGTTGATGGTAGTAGTTTAACCAATTATTTTGAAGCTGGTGAAGTTGATCTTGTCTACCTTAATTTTTCAGATCCATGGCCTAAATCACGTCATGAAAAACGTCGATTGACCTATAAGGATTTTCTTAAAACTTATGAAACCATATTAGTAAAAAATGGACAAGTTCACTTTAAAACAGATAATCGTGGTCTTTTTGAATATTCATTAAGTGCAATGAGCCAATATGGTATGGTGTTAAATCAAGTTTGGTTGGATTTACATGCTGATGATGTATTCGCTGAAAAAAATGTGATGACAGAATATGAAGCAAAATTTTCTGAAAAAGGTCAAGTGATCTACCGTGTGGAGGCGCAATTTCAAGATGAAATGTCCAAAATGTCAATCTGA
- the nrdR gene encoding transcriptional regulator NrdR, which produces MKCPKCQSDESKVVDSRQAENAIRRRRECEACHNRFTTFERIEEMPLLVIKKDDTREIFNRDKIITGIVRSARKRPVSSEAIEKAVERVERKIRMLSENEVRSEIVGEFVMEELADLDEITYVRFASVYRSFKDVSDLEELLRNITNKNK; this is translated from the coding sequence ATGAAATGTCCAAAATGTCAATCTGATGAATCTAAAGTTGTCGATAGTCGACAAGCTGAAAATGCCATAAGACGTCGTAGGGAGTGTGAAGCATGTCATAATCGCTTTACAACCTTCGAACGGATAGAAGAAATGCCTTTGCTCGTCATTAAAAAAGATGATACTCGTGAAATCTTTAATCGGGATAAAATCATTACAGGTATTGTTAGAAGTGCCAGAAAACGCCCGGTATCGTCAGAAGCGATAGAAAAAGCTGTTGAACGTGTTGAACGTAAAATCAGGATGCTATCTGAAAATGAAGTGCGTTCTGAGATTGTCGGTGAATTTGTAATGGAAGAACTGGCTGACTTAGATGAGATCACCTATGTGCGTTTTGCCAGTGTCTATCGTAGTTTTAAAGATGTCAGCGATCTTGAAGAGTTACTTAGAAATATTACAAATAAAAATAAATAA
- a CDS encoding DnaD domain protein codes for MRPIDKFIVKNNEKISFDAGVFVMYYQPIIGLEGFALYQLLRVFPQQNGRLSDLLNQLDYGMNALELSIEKLSALKLMDIYDDHGRLTFVLHSHLTPEHFLSDPLYKQLLIDKIGQTAVDKLQLSNTFSGKNISKRFSDIYRVNDIQTPVEPSSQVTGSLDLAAFQAAMQQQGIQFSDETKDTLALYALSEKFGLDWYQLFKIAETTQNGDQSLNTANMSRRLITLNQKQPHLLDFSKAEQALIRTAKAERPESLLAHIKKRRFDGHPTQKEKQLLARLSRDGVADDIQNMLIIYFLEIRGYSNISDYIEEQANRWKKDQVTTAELAVKWLSTYQNKQADKAKKKTQSQAKVAPVGSKTPDWYDPAYKNETDAKQQAELERIKQETLKKMNGGD; via the coding sequence ATGAGACCAATTGATAAATTCATCGTCAAAAACAATGAAAAGATCAGCTTTGATGCGGGTGTTTTTGTCATGTATTATCAACCGATTATCGGTCTTGAAGGATTTGCTCTCTATCAATTATTACGGGTGTTTCCGCAACAAAATGGGCGGCTATCTGATTTGTTAAACCAATTAGATTATGGCATGAATGCCTTAGAGTTGAGTATTGAAAAACTATCTGCCTTAAAGCTAATGGATATCTATGATGATCATGGTAGGTTAACTTTTGTGCTACATAGCCATCTGACACCGGAACATTTTTTGTCAGACCCGCTATATAAGCAACTATTAATCGATAAGATAGGTCAGACAGCTGTAGATAAGTTACAACTATCAAACACATTTTCTGGTAAAAATATCTCAAAACGCTTTTCTGATATTTACCGAGTAAATGACATCCAAACACCTGTTGAACCCTCGTCACAAGTAACGGGATCACTAGATTTGGCGGCTTTTCAGGCTGCTATGCAGCAACAAGGTATTCAGTTTTCTGATGAGACAAAAGATACGCTAGCACTTTATGCCCTATCAGAGAAATTTGGTTTAGACTGGTATCAGTTATTTAAAATTGCTGAGACAACTCAAAATGGGGATCAGTCTTTAAATACAGCAAATATGTCCCGTAGATTAATCACATTAAATCAAAAGCAACCGCATCTGTTAGATTTCTCTAAAGCAGAACAAGCTTTGATTAGAACTGCAAAAGCTGAACGACCTGAGAGCTTACTAGCACACATAAAAAAACGGCGATTCGATGGTCATCCGACACAAAAAGAAAAGCAGTTATTAGCACGTTTATCACGAGATGGTGTAGCTGACGACATTCAAAATATGTTGATTATTTACTTCTTAGAGATTCGAGGCTATTCAAATATCTCTGATTATATAGAAGAGCAGGCTAATCGTTGGAAAAAAGATCAAGTGACGACTGCAGAGCTAGCTGTAAAATGGTTATCAACCTATCAGAATAAACAGGCTGATAAAGCAAAGAAAAAAACGCAGTCACAAGCAAAAGTAGCACCAGTTGGTAGTAAAACGCCCGACTGGTATGATCCTGCTTACAAAAATGAAACAGATGCAAAACAGCAGGCTGAGCTTGAAAGAATCAAGCAAGAGACGCTTAAAAAAATGAATGGCGGTGACTGA
- the dnaI gene encoding primosomal protein DnaI, producing MKTRLDWDRYHQLSEKILENQEIQDFISENEFQPLQVNKSLSKFNEYVTEKAKFVSGETTKIPGYEPILFNNEGFADVTYRATADTVAKAEEVSKKRRVRLIGMPKDMIDISWNDVLLDDANRMKAYQAVAAFISDYPNQGGVYLYGQFGVGKSFMMAAMANELAEKGISTTLIHYPSFISDNSGFDDLKAQANEVKKTEVLVLDDIGAESNNDWIRDNILQIILQYRMQENLPTFFTSNLTMLELEQRLAMTKKGDETWSAKRVMERVRKLSTEYALAGENRRNR from the coding sequence ATGAAAACGCGGCTTGACTGGGATAGATATCACCAATTGTCAGAGAAGATTTTAGAGAATCAAGAAATTCAAGACTTTATATCTGAAAATGAGTTTCAACCACTACAAGTTAACAAATCATTATCAAAATTTAATGAATATGTGACTGAAAAAGCAAAATTTGTCTCAGGTGAAACGACTAAGATCCCTGGCTACGAACCGATTCTCTTTAATAATGAAGGCTTTGCAGATGTGACTTACCGAGCAACGGCAGATACAGTTGCTAAAGCAGAAGAAGTGAGTAAAAAACGCCGTGTTAGATTGATCGGCATGCCAAAAGATATGATTGATATTTCTTGGAATGATGTCTTGTTGGATGATGCTAACCGAATGAAAGCCTATCAAGCAGTAGCGGCCTTTATTTCTGATTATCCAAATCAAGGTGGCGTCTATCTTTATGGTCAATTTGGGGTTGGTAAAAGTTTCATGATGGCTGCCATGGCAAATGAATTGGCTGAAAAAGGTATCTCAACCACCCTAATTCACTATCCATCATTTATTTCGGATAATTCAGGATTTGACGATTTGAAAGCACAAGCTAATGAAGTTAAGAAAACCGAAGTATTGGTCTTAGATGATATTGGCGCAGAAAGTAATAATGACTGGATTCGTGATAATATCCTGCAAATCATTTTACAGTACCGCATGCAAGAAAATCTCCCAACATTTTTCACCTCAAATCTGACAATGCTTGAACTTGAGCAACGGTTGGCAATGACGAAAAAAGGGGATGAGACCTGGTCAGCAAAACGTGTCATGGAACGTGTGCGTAAGCTGTCGACTGAGTATGCGTTAGCAGGTGAAAACCGTCGTAATCGCTAA
- the der gene encoding ribosome biogenesis GTPase Der: MALPTVAIVGRPNVGKSTIFNRIAGERISIVEDIPGITRDRIYTTSEWLNNKFAMIDTGGIEMADTPFMSQIKAQAEIAMDEADVIVFVVDGENGVTDADEYVAQILYKTDTPVILVVNKIDNPERRMEIFDFYSLGLGEPYPVSAVHGIGTGDVLDAIVENLPVDTEEENPDIIKFSLIGRPNVGKSSLINAILGEDRVIASPIAGTTRDAIDTNFTDAEDQEFTMIDTAGMRKRGKVYESTEKYSVMRAMRAIDRSDVVLMILNAEEGIREYDKRIAGFAHEAGRGIIIVVNKWDTIEKDNKTLKNWEEKIRDEFQYLSYAPIIFVSAETKQRLHKLPELIKAVSQAQNMRIPSAVLNDVIMDAIAINPTPTDKGRRLKIFYATQVAIKPPTFVVFVNEEELMHFSYGRMLENQIRKAFVFEGTPIHLISRKRK; the protein is encoded by the coding sequence ATGGCATTACCAACAGTAGCAATAGTAGGCCGACCAAATGTCGGCAAATCAACAATTTTTAACAGAATCGCTGGAGAGCGTATCTCGATCGTTGAAGATATTCCCGGTATTACACGTGACCGTATTTATACAACAAGTGAATGGTTAAATAATAAATTCGCCATGATTGACACAGGTGGTATAGAAATGGCAGATACCCCTTTCATGTCACAAATCAAGGCACAAGCTGAGATCGCCATGGATGAAGCTGATGTCATCGTTTTTGTCGTAGATGGCGAAAATGGGGTAACAGACGCTGATGAGTATGTTGCACAAATTCTATATAAAACAGATACACCAGTCATTCTTGTGGTGAATAAAATCGATAACCCTGAACGTCGGATGGAAATTTTCGATTTCTATAGTTTAGGACTTGGCGAACCATATCCAGTATCTGCTGTCCATGGTATCGGTACAGGTGACGTCTTAGATGCCATCGTCGAGAATCTACCAGTAGACACCGAAGAAGAAAATCCAGACATCATCAAATTCTCACTAATTGGTCGACCAAATGTTGGTAAATCAAGCTTGATCAATGCGATCTTAGGAGAAGATCGTGTGATTGCAAGTCCGATTGCGGGCACAACACGCGATGCCATCGATACTAACTTTACGGATGCCGAAGATCAAGAATTTACCATGATTGATACAGCTGGTATGCGTAAACGTGGTAAGGTCTATGAATCAACTGAGAAGTATTCTGTCATGCGTGCCATGCGTGCGATTGACCGTTCAGATGTTGTACTGATGATTCTTAATGCCGAGGAAGGTATCCGTGAGTACGATAAACGGATTGCAGGATTTGCTCATGAAGCTGGTCGTGGTATCATTATTGTTGTTAATAAATGGGATACGATCGAGAAGGATAATAAAACCCTCAAAAATTGGGAAGAAAAAATCCGTGATGAGTTCCAATATTTAAGCTATGCACCGATTATTTTTGTTTCAGCGGAAACAAAACAACGCTTGCATAAATTGCCGGAGTTGATTAAGGCAGTGAGTCAAGCGCAAAATATGAGAATCCCTTCAGCAGTTCTGAATGATGTGATCATGGATGCCATAGCCATCAACCCAACACCAACTGATAAAGGCCGTCGTCTTAAGATTTTTTATGCGACACAAGTGGCGATCAAACCACCAACTTTCGTTGTCTTTGTTAATGAAGAAGAGTTGATGCATTTCTCTTATGGTCGTATGCTCGAAAATCAAATTCGAAAAGCATTTGTATTTGAAGGTACACCAATTCATCTCATTTCACGTAAACGTAAATAA
- a CDS encoding calcium/sodium antiporter, giving the protein MLIKTLLVLFGFILIIIGADLLVDGARNIAKKYRIPDVVIGLTIVSLGTSFPEIMITISSAKNDYHDLIFGNALGSNIVNLALILGIIALIKPVHLDRDTKNVHLPLAVMATAVLAFMGNGLIGGHLVISRLEGWLLIAMSVIYFIVPAYKSLHRIQLSKQHSHPTADHISVTKSVIYIILGFIALKFGADFAVDNAKVIGETIGIPESIIGLTIVGMGTALPELITSITATLKGTEGLAIGNLIGSCILNLFLIIGLGAVINPLDYLPIFNLELVFLFGLTFLVWVFSYIGKRNTLSRVEGSILIACFVGYMVILLG; this is encoded by the coding sequence ATGCTTATAAAAACATTACTTGTCTTATTTGGTTTTATATTGATTATCATCGGTGCAGATTTACTTGTTGATGGTGCAAGAAATATTGCCAAAAAATATCGCATTCCAGATGTGGTGATTGGGTTAACAATCGTCTCACTTGGTACATCTTTTCCAGAAATCATGATCACCATATCATCGGCTAAAAACGACTATCATGATTTGATATTCGGTAATGCATTGGGCTCAAACATCGTGAATTTAGCACTTATTTTGGGCATCATTGCCTTGATCAAACCCGTTCATTTAGATCGCGATACAAAAAATGTCCATCTGCCACTTGCAGTCATGGCCACTGCAGTACTTGCTTTTATGGGCAATGGCTTAATTGGTGGACATCTTGTTATATCAAGGCTAGAAGGCTGGCTGTTAATTGCTATGAGTGTCATCTATTTCATCGTGCCTGCCTACAAATCGCTACACCGTATCCAGTTATCCAAACAGCATTCGCACCCTACTGCTGATCATATTTCTGTAACAAAGTCAGTTATCTATATTATTCTAGGCTTTATCGCCCTAAAATTTGGTGCTGATTTTGCTGTTGATAATGCAAAGGTTATCGGTGAAACCATTGGGATTCCAGAAAGTATCATCGGCTTAACGATTGTAGGTATGGGTACAGCATTACCTGAACTAATCACCTCTATCACAGCAACCTTAAAAGGCACCGAAGGACTTGCCATCGGTAACTTGATTGGGTCATGTATCCTAAATCTCTTTTTGATCATCGGTCTAGGCGCTGTTATCAATCCGCTAGATTACTTACCTATTTTTAATCTAGAACTTGTCTTTCTATTTGGTCTCACTTTCCTAGTTTGGGTTTTCTCTTACATCGGAAAACGCAATACCCTTTCCCGAGTAGAAGGTAGTATCTTGATTGCTTGTTTCGTAGGTTATATGGTTATTTTATTAGGGTAG
- a CDS encoding glycoside hydrolase family 1 protein — protein sequence MKTFPKDFLWGASTSAYQVEGGWDQDGKEPSVQDIREPFPNTTDFKVSVDHYNRYKEDIQLFKELGLKAYRFSIAWTRVLPYGKVNEAGLKFYDDLINDLIANDIQPIPTVFHFDLPASLHEKGGWGNRDTIDAFVDYCKLLFDRYGDRVTYWQTINEQNMLVFAGRVLDGGKASWRSIFQGNHHMLVAQAKAMKVYHEGNYGGKIGPAPNIACVYPKSEKPEDMLAAEYMSAFRNWLFLDAAVYGVYNHMAMRILKAIDAVPEITESDRLVMKENTADFIAFNYYNSMTVSAPAAIGSEQSKDQQSGFSIAGFFKSEKNEHLKTTEFANWPIDPTGLRVTANQIYDRYRLPLLITENGLGQEDTLTEDGKIHDHYRIDYLAAHIEQMRLSIEDGVEFLGYCPWSAIDLISTHEGFRKRYGFVYVNRDDFDLKDLSRHKKDSFFWFQNVIKNNGLE from the coding sequence ATGAAAACATTTCCAAAAGATTTTTTGTGGGGTGCATCAACAAGTGCCTACCAAGTTGAAGGTGGCTGGGACCAGGATGGTAAAGAACCATCAGTTCAAGATATAAGAGAGCCGTTTCCAAATACAACGGATTTTAAAGTATCAGTAGATCACTATAATCGATACAAAGAAGATATTCAACTTTTTAAAGAATTGGGCTTAAAAGCCTATCGTTTTTCAATTGCCTGGACGCGAGTGTTACCCTATGGCAAAGTAAACGAAGCGGGTCTTAAGTTTTATGATGACTTAATTAATGACTTAATTGCAAATGACATCCAACCCATTCCAACGGTTTTTCATTTTGATTTACCAGCATCGCTTCATGAAAAAGGTGGTTGGGGAAATCGCGATACAATCGATGCTTTTGTAGATTACTGTAAGCTATTATTTGATCGCTATGGTGACCGTGTGACTTATTGGCAGACAATTAATGAGCAAAATATGCTTGTATTTGCAGGTAGAGTGTTGGATGGCGGTAAGGCGAGTTGGCGGTCTATCTTCCAGGGCAATCACCACATGCTAGTTGCTCAAGCTAAAGCGATGAAAGTCTATCATGAAGGTAACTATGGCGGAAAAATTGGACCAGCGCCAAATATCGCTTGTGTTTATCCAAAATCCGAAAAACCTGAAGATATGTTGGCAGCTGAATACATGAGCGCCTTTAGAAACTGGTTATTCTTGGATGCTGCAGTATATGGGGTTTACAACCATATGGCGATGCGTATTTTGAAAGCAATTGATGCGGTACCTGAAATCACAGAATCAGACCGACTGGTTATGAAAGAAAATACAGCTGATTTCATTGCGTTTAACTACTATAATTCAATGACTGTTTCAGCTCCAGCTGCAATTGGGAGTGAACAAAGTAAAGACCAACAATCCGGTTTTTCAATAGCAGGATTCTTCAAATCTGAAAAAAATGAGCATTTGAAAACAACTGAATTTGCAAACTGGCCAATTGATCCGACTGGTTTACGCGTCACTGCCAATCAAATTTATGATAGATACCGCTTGCCTTTATTGATTACAGAAAACGGTCTTGGTCAAGAAGACACCCTGACTGAAGATGGTAAAATTCATGACCACTATCGGATTGACTATTTAGCTGCACATATCGAGCAAATGCGCTTATCCATTGAAGATGGTGTTGAATTCCTCGGGTATTGCCCATGGAGTGCGATTGATTTGATTAGTACACATGAAGGCTTTAGAAAGCGGTATGGTTTTGTTTATGTCAACCGAGATGATTTTGATTTGAAAGATCTTAGCCGTCATAAAAAAGATAGCTTCTTCTGGTTCCAAAATGTCATTAAAAATAATGGTCTAGAATAA
- a CDS encoding MupG family TIM beta-alpha barrel fold protein — protein MKKYAGIDIGGSFIKYGIVTDTGAVLFSDKCPTDRTKPKRVLDDLADIIRQLKQDYGIDRVGISIPGVINQENQLVTSGAIQDLYKYDVSGVLSEKTQTQVQLVNDANAVAYAEKWIGAGENYDNFVCLPLGTGVGGAIFINGELVRGRSGAAGEFGMTLMGVGKTEPVGYESASFYCGAVAGLCRIYNAKMGIKIFADWERDITVILNFAEAGQVEAQESLAEFYQNTAVLLLNISVSIDPELIIIGGGISENTTIMTGIKTAIKQLLVRYSDMSAIGFPKIKSFTGKEEAEMTQNNLGLKIEINMSNDDHYLDRIFDYQPNRQQLVGCHNFFPQAFTGLSVDYFVHCSKRFLERNLQTAAFVTSQVGEVGPWSLHEGLCTLEAHRHLPIESQVKHLKFLNVVDDIIIGNAYASEDELEKMSQAFYADVLSLSVDPESDVTELEKTIIEETVHTYRGDRSEYMIRSSMPRFTYYTTSIPEKGDASVIKRGDVLILNETYGQYKGEVQIALKDRPKDVRVNKVGRICEADLILLDAVKPYTSFLLQFL, from the coding sequence TTGAAAAAATATGCAGGAATAGATATTGGTGGTTCTTTCATCAAATATGGGATTGTGACTGACACGGGTGCCGTTTTATTTTCAGATAAGTGTCCGACCGATCGAACAAAGCCCAAGCGTGTGCTTGATGATCTAGCCGATATTATTAGGCAGTTGAAACAGGACTACGGGATTGATAGAGTCGGTATCAGCATACCAGGTGTAATCAATCAAGAAAATCAACTGGTAACATCAGGCGCGATTCAAGACTTATACAAGTATGATGTCAGTGGGGTGCTTTCTGAAAAAACACAGACGCAAGTGCAACTCGTAAATGATGCCAATGCAGTCGCTTATGCGGAAAAGTGGATAGGCGCGGGCGAAAATTATGATAACTTTGTTTGCTTGCCTCTAGGCACCGGCGTTGGTGGCGCAATCTTTATTAATGGTGAGTTAGTTAGAGGTAGATCTGGGGCAGCCGGTGAATTTGGTATGACACTGATGGGTGTTGGTAAAACAGAGCCTGTAGGCTACGAGTCAGCCAGCTTTTATTGTGGTGCAGTTGCTGGACTGTGTCGTATCTATAATGCAAAAATGGGCATTAAAATTTTTGCAGACTGGGAACGTGATATCACAGTCATTCTTAATTTTGCAGAAGCAGGTCAGGTTGAAGCACAAGAAAGTTTAGCAGAGTTCTATCAAAATACAGCAGTGTTGTTATTGAATATCAGTGTGTCCATCGACCCAGAATTAATTATCATTGGTGGTGGTATTAGTGAAAATACGACGATTATGACTGGTATTAAAACAGCAATTAAGCAATTACTCGTGAGATATTCAGATATGTCGGCTATCGGATTTCCAAAAATAAAGTCTTTCACAGGTAAAGAAGAAGCGGAGATGACACAAAACAATCTTGGCTTGAAAATTGAAATTAATATGAGTAATGATGATCATTATCTGGACCGTATTTTTGACTATCAGCCTAATAGACAGCAATTAGTTGGCTGTCATAATTTCTTTCCACAAGCATTTACAGGCCTATCTGTCGATTATTTTGTCCATTGCTCTAAGCGCTTCCTTGAGCGGAATTTACAGACAGCAGCATTTGTAACCTCGCAAGTAGGTGAGGTTGGTCCCTGGTCTTTACATGAAGGGCTTTGTACGCTTGAAGCCCATCGTCATCTTCCGATTGAAAGTCAAGTGAAACACCTGAAGTTCCTAAATGTCGTTGATGATATTATCATCGGTAATGCCTATGCATCAGAAGATGAACTTGAAAAAATGAGTCAAGCATTTTATGCAGATGTGCTTAGTTTGTCGGTTGACCCAGAATCTGATGTGACGGAGTTAGAGAAAACAATCATTGAAGAAACGGTGCATACTTATCGCGGTGATAGGTCTGAGTATATGATTCGGTCATCCATGCCACGATTCACTTATTACACAACGTCCATCCCTGAAAAAGGAGATGCGTCAGTAATTAAACGTGGGGATGTTTTGATTCTAAATGAGACTTATGGTCAATACAAGGGTGAGGTGCAAATTGCTTTGAAAGACCGACCAAAAGATGTGAGAGTCAACAAAGTTGGTCGAATTTGTGAAGCAGATTTAATCTTATTAGATGCTGTGAAACCGTATACAAGCTTTTTATTGCAGTTTCTTTAA
- a CDS encoding GDSL-type esterase/lipase family protein, translated as MTLMMNQDPQFNNARENWVTTWSQAQKGIGFFPVNDNDHTVAYEIPIQNTGDRVALTLGNYYSEVSLSIASVTVSLDKDSGFKPVTVNGSESFVVDAHGLVKTDSIALLVTSGTAIYVRIYYPDQPQVNRAISGNTFATHAERSIKGDFTKTTPLICDDVFSDMMIDDPYAVKYGESLSESKTRFTLTLQGVDVHTKAAGGTIVAFGDSITEQGHWVRPTQAQVLEKLGPGYSLVNAGISGNRLLKGFAHLPRRTQFFGLAGIERFVHDVFEVNEHVIAVVIALGVNDLHQPGTEAQFSIDELPTFDELVAGYQRLIKVAIKNGSRVFLATLSPFIGYTVAVKNEEKEAIRKQINEWIRHNRKVAGIYDFDALLSDPTDCTTANPLYDSGDKLHPSPEGGLAMSRLIDVTAFNA; from the coding sequence ATGACGTTAATGATGAATCAGGATCCGCAATTTAACAATGCACGAGAGAATTGGGTCACAACCTGGAGTCAAGCTCAAAAAGGTATAGGCTTCTTTCCGGTAAATGATAACGATCACACCGTGGCCTATGAAATTCCGATTCAAAATACAGGAGATCGGGTAGCACTGACATTAGGGAATTACTATAGTGAGGTCTCGCTATCTATTGCTAGCGTCACTGTTTCGCTAGACAAGGATAGTGGGTTTAAACCAGTAACGGTTAATGGCTCAGAATCCTTTGTTGTTGATGCCCATGGGCTTGTCAAGACGGATAGTATTGCCCTGCTTGTGACATCTGGTACAGCTATTTATGTGCGAATCTATTATCCAGACCAGCCACAAGTTAACCGGGCTATTTCTGGTAATACATTTGCAACTCATGCTGAGCGGTCTATCAAAGGGGATTTTACAAAAACAACCCCCTTAATTTGTGATGACGTATTTAGTGATATGATGATAGATGATCCCTACGCCGTAAAATATGGCGAGTCATTAAGTGAGAGTAAAACGCGATTCACCTTAACACTGCAAGGCGTGGATGTCCACACAAAAGCAGCGGGTGGCACAATCGTTGCTTTCGGTGATTCAATAACGGAACAAGGTCATTGGGTAAGGCCCACTCAAGCACAAGTCTTAGAGAAACTTGGTCCTGGTTATAGTCTAGTCAATGCCGGTATATCCGGAAATCGCTTGCTAAAGGGATTTGCTCACTTACCAAGAAGGACTCAGTTTTTTGGCTTAGCAGGCATCGAACGTTTTGTGCATGATGTGTTTGAGGTTAATGAGCATGTCATTGCTGTCGTGATTGCGCTAGGGGTAAATGATTTACACCAGCCAGGTACGGAGGCACAATTTTCGATTGACGAGTTACCCACCTTCGACGAGTTAGTAGCAGGTTACCAACGTTTGATCAAGGTAGCTATAAAAAACGGTAGTCGCGTTTTTTTAGCGACACTCAGTCCATTTATCGGCTACACAGTTGCTGTTAAAAATGAAGAAAAAGAGGCGATTCGCAAGCAGATAAATGAGTGGATACGTCACAATCGTAAGGTTGCGGGCATCTATGATTTCGACGCCTTGCTATCAGATCCAACGGATTGCACGACAGCCAATCCCTTATATGACTCCGGTGATAAGTTACACCCAAGTCCGGAAGGTGGACTTGCCATGAGTCGCTTGATCGATGTGACAGCCTTTAATGCTTAA
- the rimP gene encoding ribosome maturation factor RimP → MSTPITEIVLEHLGGKLPEPFELVDVEWSKMGADHVLSVLIDKPDGITLQDTADLSEIISPELDKISPDPFPEDYLLEVASPGAERPLKKAADFIKHIGDYIFVKLYQKVAGEKEFVGDIVGFNADILTLTYLDKTRQKTVEIELSNIAKARTQVKL, encoded by the coding sequence ATGTCTACACCTATTACAGAAATTGTCCTAGAACATCTTGGAGGCAAGTTACCAGAGCCTTTTGAGTTAGTTGACGTCGAATGGTCGAAAATGGGGGCGGACCATGTTTTGTCTGTACTGATTGATAAACCAGATGGCATTACGCTTCAAGATACAGCAGATTTATCAGAAATTATCAGTCCTGAACTGGACAAAATCTCGCCTGACCCATTTCCAGAAGATTACTTACTGGAAGTTGCAAGTCCTGGTGCAGAACGGCCATTAAAAAAAGCAGCAGATTTCATCAAGCACATTGGCGATTATATCTTTGTCAAACTGTACCAAAAAGTTGCGGGAGAAAAAGAGTTTGTAGGGGATATCGTTGGCTTTAATGCCGATATACTTACGCTGACTTATCTTGATAAGACACGTCAAAAGACGGTTGAGATCGAGTTGTCAAACATTGCCAAAGCACGTACACAGGTTAAACTTTAA